A stretch of Acidovorax sp. RAC01 DNA encodes these proteins:
- a CDS encoding ABC transporter transmembrane domain-containing protein codes for MLTRPSTSAARGAPRSLSGLLPFLRPYRGRIALAGVFLVLAALATLAFPMALRGLIDGGLLAGDRGAQTMALREHFEALFAVAVALGVFSAARFYMVSWLGERVTADLRNAVYGHVLQQSPEFFETTQTGEVLSRLTTDTTLVQTVVGSSLSMGLRNAVMGVGALAMLVWSNPYVMAHVLLAVVLVVLPTMWIGRRVRRLSRDSQDRVADSSAIAAEVLNAVPVVQSYTAEPREAARFGRATENAFQVAVRRTSARALLVAFIIIANAALLLWGLYRGTQAVLAGDMTAGHLGQTVVYVILLAGAVAVLGEVYGDLLRAAGATERLMELLASRSPVADPPKPQELPLSGQGLAVEFDGVSFHYPSRPAHPALRGFSLTLRSGETVALVGASGAGKTTVFQLLQRFYDVGDAPGQQARASAAAHGGTVPSDVAQGPDSSDLMAPRPGAGGAIRLNGVDLRALRLSALRAAIGTVPQDAVIFSATALENIRYGRPDATRAEVIAAAQAAFAHDFITALPEGYETFLGERGVRLSGGQRQRISIARAMLKDPPLLLLDEATSALDAESERMVQAALDTAMQRHTGRRTTLVIAHRLATVQNADRIVVLEHGQIVEEGTHAALIERAGVYARLAALQFTV; via the coding sequence ATGCTCACACGGCCTTCCACTTCCGCAGCGCGCGGGGCCCCGCGCTCGCTTTCGGGGCTGCTGCCCTTTCTGCGTCCATATCGCGGGCGCATTGCACTCGCGGGTGTCTTTCTGGTGCTTGCAGCGCTGGCAACGCTGGCCTTCCCGATGGCGCTGCGCGGCCTGATTGACGGGGGTCTGCTGGCAGGCGACCGGGGTGCCCAGACCATGGCGCTGCGCGAACATTTTGAAGCGCTTTTTGCTGTTGCAGTGGCCCTGGGCGTGTTCTCTGCCGCCCGTTTCTACATGGTCAGCTGGCTGGGCGAGCGCGTGACGGCCGACCTGCGCAATGCGGTATACGGCCACGTGCTGCAGCAAAGCCCCGAGTTTTTTGAAACCACGCAGACCGGAGAGGTGCTGTCGCGACTGACCACCGACACAACGCTGGTGCAGACGGTGGTGGGCTCGTCGCTGTCAATGGGCCTTCGCAATGCCGTCATGGGCGTGGGTGCGCTGGCCATGCTGGTGTGGAGCAACCCGTACGTCATGGCGCATGTGCTGCTGGCGGTGGTGCTGGTGGTCTTGCCCACGATGTGGATCGGGCGGCGCGTGCGCCGCCTTTCGCGCGACAGCCAGGACCGCGTGGCCGACTCCAGCGCCATTGCGGCCGAGGTGCTCAACGCCGTGCCGGTGGTGCAAAGCTACACCGCCGAGCCGCGTGAGGCAGCGCGGTTCGGCCGGGCCACCGAGAACGCGTTCCAGGTGGCCGTGCGCCGCACCAGCGCCCGCGCTTTGCTGGTGGCGTTCATCATCATTGCCAATGCGGCATTGCTGCTGTGGGGACTGTACCGCGGCACACAGGCGGTGCTGGCCGGGGACATGACCGCAGGCCACCTTGGGCAGACGGTGGTGTACGTGATCCTGCTGGCGGGTGCTGTGGCCGTACTGGGCGAGGTGTATGGCGACCTGCTGCGCGCAGCCGGTGCCACAGAGCGCCTGATGGAGCTATTGGCCAGCCGCTCGCCAGTGGCCGATCCACCCAAGCCCCAGGAACTGCCGCTCTCGGGCCAGGGGCTGGCGGTGGAGTTTGACGGGGTGAGCTTTCACTACCCCTCCCGCCCTGCCCACCCGGCCCTGCGCGGCTTTTCGTTGACGCTGCGGTCGGGCGAGACGGTGGCGCTGGTGGGTGCCAGCGGGGCAGGCAAGACCACGGTGTTCCAATTGCTGCAGCGGTTCTATGACGTGGGTGACGCACCCGGACAACAGGCCCGGGCCAGTGCGGCTGCGCATGGAGGCACGGTGCCCAGCGATGTCGCACAGGGGCCTGACAGCAGTGACCTGATGGCTCCACGGCCCGGCGCCGGCGGTGCCATTCGCCTGAACGGTGTGGACCTTCGCGCGCTGCGCCTGTCCGCCCTGCGCGCAGCCATCGGCACCGTGCCACAAGACGCTGTGATTTTCTCGGCCACGGCGCTCGAAAATATCCGCTACGGCCGGCCCGATGCCACCAGGGCCGAGGTGATCGCTGCCGCACAGGCGGCGTTTGCACACGACTTCATCACTGCGCTGCCTGAAGGCTACGAGACCTTTCTGGGCGAGCGCGGCGTGCGCCTTTCAGGCGGCCAGCGCCAGCGCATCTCGATCGCCCGCGCCATGCTCAAGGACCCGCCCCTGCTGCTGCTGGATGAAGCCACGAGCGCTCTGGATGCCGAAAGCGAGCGCATGGTGCAGGCCGCCCTCGACACCGCCATGCAGCGCCACACCGGGCGGCGGACCACACTGGTAATTGCCCACCGGCTGGCCACCGTCCAGAACGCGGACCGTATCGTCGTGCTGGAGCATGGCCAGATCGTGGAGGAGGGAACCCACGCGGCACTGATCGAGCGCGCAGGCGTCTATGCGCGCCTCGCGGCGCTGCAGTTCACGGTGTGA
- a CDS encoding ABC transporter ATP-binding protein gives MSDVILETKSLTKEFKGFTAVSDVNLAVRRGSIHALIGPNGAGKTTCFNLLTKFLEPTSGVIRFNGHDITREQPAQIARRGVIRSFQISAVFPHLTLLENVRLGLQRKLGTSFHFWRSERTLRQLDDRAMQLLTEVGLEDLADEVTVNLPYGRKRALEIATTLSMEPELMLLDEPTQGMGHEDVDRVTQLIKKVSVGRTILMVEHNMKVVSTIADCITVLQRGAVLAEGPYAEVSSNPLVMEAYMGTTDGQLQGAH, from the coding sequence ATGAGCGACGTCATCCTTGAAACCAAAAGCCTGACCAAAGAGTTCAAAGGCTTCACCGCGGTGAGCGATGTGAACCTGGCCGTGCGCCGTGGTTCCATCCACGCCCTGATCGGCCCGAACGGGGCGGGCAAGACCACGTGCTTCAACCTGCTGACGAAGTTTCTGGAGCCCACCTCGGGCGTCATCCGTTTCAACGGCCACGACATCACCCGCGAGCAGCCCGCGCAGATCGCGCGCCGCGGCGTAATCCGGTCGTTCCAGATCTCGGCCGTGTTCCCCCACCTCACGCTGCTGGAAAACGTGCGCCTGGGCCTTCAGCGCAAGCTGGGTACGTCGTTTCATTTCTGGCGCAGCGAACGTACCCTGCGCCAGCTGGACGACCGGGCCATGCAGCTGCTGACCGAGGTGGGCCTGGAAGACCTGGCCGATGAGGTCACGGTGAACCTGCCCTACGGCCGCAAGCGCGCGCTGGAAATTGCCACCACGCTGTCAATGGAGCCCGAGCTGATGCTGCTGGATGAACCCACCCAGGGTATGGGCCATGAGGACGTGGATCGCGTCACGCAGCTCATCAAGAAGGTCTCCGTGGGCCGCACCATTTTGATGGTTGAACACAACATGAAGGTCGTCTCCACCATCGCCGACTGCATCACGGTGCTGCAGCGCGGCGCTGTGCTGGCCGAAGGCCCGTACGCCGAGGTGTCCAGCAACCCACTCGTGATGGAAGCCTACATGGGCACGACCGACGGCCAACTGCAAGGAGCGCATTGA
- a CDS encoding ABC transporter ATP-binding protein, giving the protein MTNPPSKNGAPALEIRNLEAWYGESHVLHGVDIVVQPGEVVTLLGRNGAGRTTTMRAIMGLTGSRKGSVKINGVETINMPTHRIAHLGVGYCPEERGIFSSLSCEENLMLPPALKTDKPGMSVQEIYAMFPNLAERKNSQGTRLSGGEQQMLAVARILRTGANLLLLDEISEGLAPVIVQALARMIIMLRQKGFTVVMVEQNFRFAAPLADRFYVMEHGRIVEKFGASELEQKMPVLSELLGV; this is encoded by the coding sequence ATGACAAATCCTCCAAGCAAAAACGGAGCGCCAGCGCTCGAAATCAGAAACCTCGAAGCCTGGTACGGCGAATCGCACGTGCTGCACGGCGTCGATATCGTCGTGCAGCCGGGCGAAGTGGTCACGCTGCTGGGCCGCAATGGCGCAGGCCGCACCACCACCATGCGCGCGATCATGGGTCTCACGGGCTCGCGCAAGGGGTCGGTCAAGATCAATGGCGTTGAAACCATCAACATGCCCACGCACCGCATTGCGCACCTGGGCGTGGGCTACTGCCCGGAAGAGCGGGGCATCTTCTCCAGCCTGTCGTGCGAAGAGAACCTGATGCTGCCCCCGGCGCTCAAGACCGACAAGCCCGGCATGTCGGTGCAAGAGATCTACGCCATGTTCCCCAACCTGGCCGAGCGCAAGAACAGCCAGGGCACCCGCCTGTCGGGTGGCGAGCAGCAGATGCTGGCCGTGGCCCGCATCCTGCGCACGGGCGCCAACCTGCTGCTGCTCGATGAAATCTCCGAAGGCCTCGCACCGGTCATCGTCCAGGCACTGGCCCGCATGATCATCATGCTGCGCCAAAAGGGCTTCACGGTGGTGATGGTCGAGCAGAACTTCCGTTTTGCAGCCCCGTTGGCCGACCGCTTTTATGTGATGGAGCACGGTCGCATTGTCGAAAAGTTCGGTGCGTCCGAACTGGAGCAGAAGATGCCCGTGCTCAGCGAGCTGCTGGGCGTCTGA
- a CDS encoding ABC transporter substrate-binding protein, giving the protein MKNKLKVLALMLGAAGLATSAAHAQDKVKIGFITDMSSLYADVEGKNGAMAIQMAIDDFGGKVLGMPIELLSADHQNKADIAASKAREWIDTEGLTMIFGGTNSGTALATAKVAAEKKRVYINNGAASSALTNEQCTPYTVHYAYDTVALAKGTGSAIVDGGGKSWYFLTADYAFGHALEADTSTVVKAKGGTVVGTVRHPLNASDFSSFLLQAQNSKAQILGLANAGGDTINSIKAAKEFGIGKNMKLAGLLIFLSDIHSLGLRNTEGLQFTTSWYWDLNDDTRKFAARFFEKAKRMPTEIQAADYSATMNYLKAVEAAKTVDADKVMATWKGMKMNDFFGSGQIRPDGRYVHDMYLMEVKKPSESTKPWDYYKLVKKLPGDQVFTTKAESKCALWK; this is encoded by the coding sequence ATGAAGAACAAACTGAAAGTGCTCGCATTGATGCTGGGCGCAGCAGGCCTGGCCACCTCGGCAGCCCACGCGCAAGACAAGGTCAAGATCGGCTTCATCACCGACATGTCCAGCCTGTACGCCGACGTGGAAGGCAAGAACGGCGCCATGGCCATCCAGATGGCCATCGACGACTTCGGCGGCAAGGTGCTGGGCATGCCTATCGAGCTGCTGAGTGCCGACCACCAGAACAAGGCTGACATCGCTGCCTCCAAGGCCCGCGAGTGGATCGACACCGAAGGCCTGACGATGATCTTCGGTGGTACCAACTCGGGTACGGCCCTGGCCACGGCCAAGGTGGCCGCCGAGAAGAAGCGCGTGTACATCAACAACGGCGCTGCCAGCTCGGCGCTGACGAACGAGCAGTGCACCCCCTACACCGTGCACTACGCCTACGACACCGTGGCTCTGGCCAAGGGCACGGGCTCGGCCATTGTGGATGGCGGCGGCAAGAGCTGGTACTTCCTCACGGCAGACTACGCCTTCGGCCACGCGCTGGAAGCCGATACCAGCACCGTGGTGAAGGCCAAGGGCGGCACGGTGGTGGGCACGGTGCGCCACCCGCTGAACGCGTCGGACTTCTCGTCCTTCCTGTTGCAGGCACAAAACTCCAAGGCTCAGATCCTGGGCCTGGCCAATGCGGGCGGCGACACGATCAACTCGATCAAGGCTGCCAAGGAATTCGGCATCGGCAAGAACATGAAGCTGGCCGGTCTGCTGATCTTTTTGAGCGACATCCACAGCCTGGGCCTGCGCAACACCGAAGGCCTGCAGTTCACCACCAGCTGGTACTGGGACCTGAACGACGACACGCGCAAGTTCGCAGCGCGCTTCTTCGAGAAGGCCAAGCGCATGCCTACCGAAATCCAGGCTGCCGACTACTCGGCCACCATGAACTACCTGAAGGCCGTGGAAGCCGCCAAGACGGTGGATGCCGACAAGGTGATGGCCACTTGGAAGGGCATGAAGATGAACGACTTCTTCGGTTCGGGCCAGATCCGTCCCGATGGCCGCTACGTGCATGACATGTACCTGATGGAAGTGAAGAAGCCGTCGGAGTCCACCAAGCCATGGGACTACTACAAGCTCGTCAAGAAGCTGCCGGGTGACCAGGTCTTCACGACCAAGGCCGAAAGCAAGTGCGCTCTCTGGAAGTAA
- a CDS encoding branched-chain amino acid ABC transporter permease: protein MEIFGVSLPGLLSQLLLGLVNGSFYAILSLGLAVIFGLLNVINFAHGALFMTGALITWMAMNYFGVNYWVMLIAAPVIVGLFGVLIERLLLRWIYKLDHLYGLLLTLGLTLLIEGVFRSIYGVSGLGYDTPEILEGATNLGFMIMPNYRAWVVVASVVVCLATWYVIEKTKLGAYLRAGTENPRLVEAFGINVPVMVTLTYAFGAGLAAFAGVLAAPVYQVTPLMGQNLIIVVFAVVVIGGMGSIMGSILTGLGLGVIEGFTKVFYPEASSTVVFVIMVIVLLIRPAGLFGKEK from the coding sequence ATGGAAATCTTTGGTGTTTCACTGCCGGGCCTGCTGAGCCAGCTCCTCCTGGGGCTGGTCAACGGGTCGTTCTACGCAATTCTCAGCCTCGGGCTGGCCGTGATTTTCGGGCTGCTGAACGTCATCAACTTCGCGCACGGCGCGCTGTTCATGACGGGCGCCCTGATCACGTGGATGGCGATGAACTACTTTGGCGTCAACTACTGGGTGATGCTGATCGCGGCGCCAGTGATCGTCGGGCTGTTCGGCGTGCTGATCGAGCGGCTGTTGCTGCGCTGGATCTACAAGCTCGATCACCTGTACGGCCTGCTGCTCACGCTCGGGCTCACGCTGCTGATCGAAGGCGTTTTCCGTTCCATCTACGGCGTGTCAGGCCTGGGCTACGACACCCCTGAAATCCTTGAAGGCGCGACCAACCTGGGCTTCATGATCATGCCGAACTACCGCGCATGGGTCGTGGTGGCCTCGGTGGTGGTGTGCCTGGCCACCTGGTACGTGATTGAAAAGACCAAGCTCGGTGCCTACCTGCGCGCCGGTACCGAGAATCCGCGCCTGGTCGAGGCCTTCGGTATCAACGTGCCGGTGATGGTCACGCTGACCTACGCCTTTGGCGCCGGTCTGGCCGCGTTTGCCGGGGTGCTGGCTGCGCCGGTGTACCAGGTCACACCGCTCATGGGCCAGAACCTCATCATCGTGGTGTTCGCCGTGGTGGTGATCGGCGGCATGGGCTCCATCATGGGCTCCATCCTCACCGGGTTGGGCCTGGGCGTGATCGAAGGTTTCACCAAGGTTTTCTATCCTGAAGCGTCGTCCACCGTGGTGTTCGTCATCATGGTGATCGTTCTCCTCATCCGCCCCGCCGGCCTGTTCGGCAAAGAGAAATAA
- a CDS encoding branched-chain amino acid ABC transporter permease, giving the protein MNTKSFANIGYGILVLALIAAPFLGAYPIFVMKLMCFALFASAFNLLLGYTGLLSFGHAAFLGGAAYVTGHAIKVWGLTPEVGLLLGTAGGALLGLLFGWLAIRRQGIYFSMITLALAQMLFFACLQAPFTGGEDGLQGVPRGKLFGVIDLKSDLVMYYVALVIVVLAFLLIVRTIHSPFGQVLKGIKENEPRAISLGYDTHRFKLLAFVISAALAGLAGSLKTLVLGFATLSDVHWTASGQVILMTLVGGLGTLSGPLIGSAVVVLLENKIGEFGNLLAALTSVEWFKTLGESVTMVTGLIFVICVLAFRRGIMGEIIAWLARRRAGGGTNAH; this is encoded by the coding sequence ATGAACACAAAGTCTTTTGCCAATATCGGCTACGGCATCCTCGTGCTGGCGCTGATTGCTGCGCCTTTCCTCGGCGCCTACCCCATCTTCGTCATGAAGCTCATGTGCTTTGCACTGTTTGCTTCTGCGTTCAATCTGCTGCTGGGCTACACGGGCCTGCTGTCGTTCGGGCACGCGGCGTTTCTGGGTGGCGCGGCGTACGTCACCGGCCACGCCATCAAGGTGTGGGGCCTGACGCCTGAGGTGGGGCTGCTGCTGGGCACCGCCGGCGGTGCGCTGCTGGGCCTGCTGTTTGGCTGGCTGGCCATTCGCCGCCAGGGCATTTATTTCTCGATGATCACGCTGGCGCTGGCGCAGATGCTGTTCTTTGCCTGTCTGCAGGCGCCTTTCACAGGCGGCGAAGACGGCCTGCAGGGCGTGCCGCGCGGCAAGCTGTTTGGCGTTATCGACCTCAAGAGCGATCTGGTGATGTACTACGTGGCGCTGGTCATTGTGGTGCTGGCCTTCCTGCTCATCGTGCGCACCATCCACTCGCCGTTTGGCCAGGTGCTCAAGGGCATCAAGGAAAACGAGCCCCGCGCCATCTCGCTGGGTTACGACACCCACCGCTTCAAGCTGCTGGCGTTTGTGATCTCGGCCGCGCTGGCGGGCCTGGCGGGCTCGCTCAAGACGCTGGTGCTGGGCTTTGCCACGCTGTCGGACGTGCACTGGACGGCCTCGGGCCAGGTCATTTTGATGACACTGGTGGGCGGCCTCGGTACGCTGTCGGGCCCGCTGATTGGCTCGGCCGTGGTGGTGCTGCTGGAGAACAAGATCGGCGAGTTCGGCAACCTGCTGGCCGCGCTGACCAGTGTGGAATGGTTCAAGACCCTGGGTGAGTCGGTGACCATGGTCACGGGCCTGATCTTTGTGATCTGCGTGCTGGCCTTCCGCCGCGGCATCATGGGCGAGATCATTGCCTGGCTGGCCCGCCGCCGTGCGGGTGGTGGCACCAACGCACACTGA
- a CDS encoding lipocalin-like domain-containing protein, whose amino-acid sequence MPAPTPIPLGNPSQSAATLSPAGAGPSRRQAIALGLAGALAAPWPGSALALPLRTLQFPRDHGSHPELRTEWWYITGHAVAGGREWGFQVTFFRSRVDATQGMRSAFAARQLLFAHAAVTDLQGQRLLHDQRIARAGFGVAQASEADTAVRLQDWSLVRSDIGPAAGPDTTGVRSRYTARIQGEQFGLQLQFDSTQPVLLQGREGLSRKGPDAEQASYYYSQPQLTVSGTIALGGERLAINPAQARAWMDHEWSEALLHPEAQGWDWIGMNLADGSALTAFRLRRADGTALWAGGSWRAGNQATAKAFGASEVVFTPQRFWTSPQSGARYPVQWRVQTPAGSFEVRSLLDSQELDSSASTGAIYWEGLSELRVADSGKVVGRGYLEMTGYAKALRL is encoded by the coding sequence ATGCCCGCGCCCACACCCATACCGCTTGGCAATCCTTCGCAGAGCGCGGCCACGCTGTCACCAGCGGGCGCCGGGCCTTCGCGCCGCCAGGCGATTGCGCTGGGCCTGGCCGGTGCGCTGGCCGCACCGTGGCCGGGCAGCGCCCTGGCCCTGCCGCTGCGCACGCTGCAGTTTCCGCGCGACCACGGCAGCCACCCCGAGCTGCGCACCGAGTGGTGGTACATCACCGGCCATGCAGTGGCCGGTGGGCGCGAGTGGGGTTTTCAGGTGACGTTCTTCCGCTCGCGCGTGGATGCCACGCAGGGCATGCGCTCGGCCTTTGCGGCACGGCAACTGCTGTTTGCGCACGCAGCGGTCACCGACCTCCAGGGCCAGCGGCTGCTGCACGACCAGCGCATTGCGCGCGCAGGCTTTGGCGTGGCGCAGGCCAGCGAGGCCGACACCGCAGTGCGGCTGCAGGACTGGAGCCTGGTGCGCAGCGACATCGGCCCCGCCGCAGGGCCGGACACCACCGGGGTGCGCAGCCGCTACACGGCCCGCATCCAGGGCGAGCAGTTCGGCCTGCAATTGCAGTTCGACAGCACGCAACCCGTGCTGCTGCAAGGCCGCGAAGGTCTGTCGCGCAAGGGGCCCGATGCCGAGCAGGCCAGCTACTACTACAGCCAGCCGCAGCTGACCGTGAGCGGCACCATTGCGCTGGGCGGCGAGCGCCTGGCCATCAACCCCGCACAGGCCCGCGCCTGGATGGACCATGAGTGGAGCGAAGCCCTGCTGCACCCCGAGGCGCAAGGCTGGGACTGGATCGGCATGAACCTCGCCGACGGCAGCGCGCTGACGGCGTTTCGCCTGCGCCGCGCAGATGGCACGGCGCTGTGGGCGGGTGGATCGTGGCGGGCGGGCAACCAGGCTACGGCCAAAGCCTTTGGTGCGAGCGAGGTGGTGTTCACGCCCCAGCGTTTCTGGACCAGCCCGCAAAGCGGTGCGCGCTACCCGGTGCAGTGGCGGGTGCAGACGCCCGCCGGAAGCTTTGAGGTGCGCAGCCTGCTCGACAGCCAGGAGCTGGACAGCAGTGCGTCCACGGGGGCGATCTACTGGGAAGGCCTGTCGGAGCTGCGCGTGGCAGACAGCGGCAAGGTGGTGGGCCGCGGCTACCTGGAGATGACGGGCTACGCCAAGGCGCTGCGGCTGTAG
- a CDS encoding PLP-dependent cysteine synthase family protein, which yields MPNPSPWLHEAIARIEADYQRSADTHLIPLRLPAFAAHGIDLYLKDESTHPTGSLKHRLARSLFLYALCNGWVHEGSTIVESSSGSTAVSEAYFARLLGLPFVAVMPRTTSPEKVAQIEFHGGRCHFVDRAGDVYDAARAIAQETGGHYMDQFTYAERATDWRGNNNIAESMFTQMARERHAVPRWIVVGAGTGGTSATIGRYVRYQRHATGVCVADPAGSVFSAYHRTGDAALTAPGSRIEGIGRPRVEPSFIRTLVDRMVDVPDVDSVAAMRALSQLLGRRVGPSTGTNFVAMLTLACEMRAAGEQGSILSLLCDAGERYLPTYFNPEWVASCFGDCSAAEARLQALMG from the coding sequence ATGCCAAATCCATCCCCCTGGCTCCACGAAGCCATCGCCCGCATCGAAGCCGACTACCAGCGCAGTGCCGACACACACCTGATCCCGCTGCGGCTGCCTGCCTTTGCTGCACACGGCATTGACCTGTACCTCAAGGACGAATCCACCCACCCCACGGGTAGCCTCAAGCACCGGCTGGCACGCTCGCTGTTTCTGTACGCCCTGTGCAACGGCTGGGTGCACGAAGGCTCGACCATTGTTGAATCGTCCAGCGGCTCCACGGCGGTGAGCGAGGCCTACTTTGCGCGTCTGCTGGGCCTGCCGTTTGTGGCGGTGATGCCGCGCACCACGTCGCCCGAGAAGGTGGCACAGATCGAGTTCCACGGCGGGCGCTGCCACTTTGTGGACCGCGCAGGCGACGTGTACGACGCGGCCCGTGCCATTGCGCAGGAAACGGGCGGGCATTACATGGACCAGTTCACCTATGCCGAGCGCGCCACCGACTGGCGGGGCAACAACAACATTGCCGAGAGCATGTTCACGCAAATGGCGCGCGAGCGACACGCAGTACCGCGCTGGATTGTGGTGGGTGCGGGCACGGGTGGCACCAGCGCCACCATTGGGCGCTATGTGCGCTACCAGCGCCACGCCACCGGCGTGTGTGTGGCGGACCCGGCAGGCTCGGTGTTCAGCGCGTACCACCGCACGGGCGATGCGGCACTGACGGCACCCGGCTCGCGCATCGAAGGCATTGGCCGGCCGCGGGTGGAGCCCAGCTTTATCCGAACGCTGGTCGACCGCATGGTCGATGTGCCCGATGTGGATTCGGTGGCGGCCATGCGGGCGCTGTCGCAGCTGCTGGGGCGGCGCGTGGGGCCGTCTACCGGCACCAACTTTGTGGCCATGCTCACCCTTGCTTGCGAAATGCGCGCGGCGGGCGAGCAAGGGTCCATCCTGTCGCTGCTGTGCGATGCGGGCGAGCGGTATCTGCCCACGTATTTCAACCCCGAATGGGTGGCCAGCTGCTTTGGCGACTGCAGCGCGGCCGAAGCGCGGCTGCAGGCGCTGATGGGTTGA
- a CDS encoding LysR family transcriptional regulator codes for MDQLRALRVYAKVVAEGSFAGAARALDLAPAVVTRAIADLEKHLGARLLNRSSRSLALTEIGQAYLLRATQILAELDDADALAGAASKMPKGTLRVLCPPAFAVHQLARHLPRFHHQYPQIHLEVTATGPVDAAGENFDVSIVSIGEQQLQGDFVIRPLACSSFIICAAPEYLARSGTPLEPQDLAGHEGLLPAVSAVRRELTLYRQTTSPALGADHAVTLPLTPAVLSTTHLELLLAAALAGLGLAGLPSFVADAALRDGRLQRVLPQWRGTTLKLYAAMPTRKQVPARTRAFVDFLVATFGGQERDPWLTA; via the coding sequence ATGGATCAACTACGTGCCCTGCGTGTCTATGCCAAGGTCGTCGCCGAGGGCAGCTTTGCCGGTGCTGCGCGCGCATTGGATCTGGCGCCTGCCGTGGTGACAAGGGCGATTGCCGACCTGGAGAAGCATCTGGGCGCCCGTTTGCTCAATCGCAGCAGCCGCAGTCTGGCTCTGACGGAGATCGGCCAGGCCTACCTGCTGCGCGCCACGCAGATATTGGCCGAGCTGGACGATGCCGATGCGCTGGCCGGTGCCGCCAGCAAGATGCCCAAGGGCACTTTGCGGGTGCTCTGCCCACCCGCGTTCGCCGTGCACCAGCTGGCCAGACACCTGCCGCGGTTTCACCACCAGTACCCGCAAATCCATCTGGAGGTTACCGCCACCGGTCCTGTCGATGCTGCCGGCGAGAACTTTGATGTCTCCATTGTGTCGATTGGCGAACAGCAGTTACAAGGCGACTTCGTGATCCGGCCTTTGGCCTGTTCGTCGTTCATCATCTGTGCGGCGCCCGAATACCTGGCCCGCAGCGGCACGCCGCTCGAACCCCAGGACCTGGCAGGGCATGAAGGTTTGCTACCAGCGGTATCGGCCGTGCGGCGTGAACTCACGCTCTACCGGCAAACCACCTCTCCAGCCCTTGGCGCTGACCATGCTGTGACGCTACCGCTGACGCCCGCGGTGCTGTCCACCACGCACCTGGAACTTCTGCTGGCGGCAGCGCTGGCAGGGCTGGGCCTTGCAGGGCTTCCATCGTTCGTCGCCGATGCTGCCTTGCGTGATGGTCGACTCCAGCGTGTGCTGCCGCAGTGGCGTGGCACGACGCTCAAGCTGTATGCCGCCATGCCAACTCGCAAACAGGTCCCTGCGCGGACCCGTGCCTTTGTCGATTTTCTGGTCGCCACCTTCGGTGGGCAGGAGCGTGACCCATGGCTCACGGCCTGA
- a CDS encoding DUF2214 family protein → MTSFLSHAHLFLAVLVLAGPALALVLLHQPFDSRIARRLQQIDLINGVAATLILLIGLVRLFHFGKGPDYYFHNLPFIGKLVLYGIATGLSLVSTLEIRRWAEPLAAGRTPAITARQFGAMRVALSLQLACVIAMVICAVWAAGGTRLPG, encoded by the coding sequence ATGACATCGTTCCTGTCCCACGCCCACCTGTTCCTGGCCGTTCTGGTGCTCGCAGGCCCCGCTCTGGCGCTCGTCCTGCTGCATCAACCGTTCGACTCCAGGATCGCCCGAAGGCTCCAGCAGATCGACTTGATCAATGGGGTCGCCGCGACGTTGATCCTGCTCATCGGTCTGGTGCGGCTGTTCCATTTCGGCAAAGGGCCCGACTACTACTTTCACAACCTGCCGTTCATCGGCAAGCTGGTGCTCTACGGCATCGCCACGGGGTTGTCTTTGGTGTCCACGCTGGAGATCCGGCGGTGGGCCGAGCCACTCGCCGCAGGCCGCACGCCGGCGATCACGGCTCGCCAGTTCGGCGCCATGCGGGTCGCCCTCTCACTGCAGCTGGCCTGCGTCATCGCAATGGTGATCTGTGCCGTATGGGCAGCTGGCGGCACCCGTTTGCCCGGATGA